A portion of the Sabethes cyaneus chromosome 3, idSabCyanKW18_F2, whole genome shotgun sequence genome contains these proteins:
- the LOC128740722 gene encoding cytochrome P450 4c21-like has translation MFAVLLITVVLCFVLYLKHRQKYKFADNLPGLRPVYPILGNGDIMLGKSDVQRFDTMVNICRNHDRLVKVWAGPRLLLFTCHPDLIQQILSNPDCTEKPFLYKFAGFGQGLFTAKHKVWRGTRKRLNPCFNQRILHGFIPTFANCARRMAEKLNELSDGATVNIHKYTTLCTLEMACGTTLSSDILQREGKEEFVEGLDVAFNGAARRMVSVHLYPDFVYQLTKYYTEIIQARKVVVDFFNQLISERRNFLDLDRQNNNNDNDEGHKLKCLIDELLSVSENGSTFSETQIVDNIYAVVTGANDTSGLLIAHACLFLCFYKDIQEQLYREIIEHIPNEETDLSPDVLKQMVYLEMFLKECLRHCPVAPNVARENMTELAIDGVTVPPGNIFVMNFYALHRRKDVWGPNADLFDPLNFSEERSKHRHPFAYLPFSGGSRICIGWRYAMLSMKVMLIYLIRNFQFDTKIRPEDMRYRHDLTMKLPFDHMVQIIKRKATTDLK, from the exons ATGTTCGCGGTATTGTTGATTACTGTGGTGCTTTGTTTTGTTCTTTATCTAAAACACAGACAAAAGTATAAGTTCGCCGACAATTTACCCGGGTTACGACCGGTGTATCCTATACTCGGCAATGGAGATATTATGTTGGGAAAAAGTGATGTGCAAAGATTCGACACGATGGTTAACATATGCCGTAATCATGACCGTTTAGTGAAGGTATGGGCAGGACCACGTTTGCTGCTCTTTACCTGCCATCCCGATTTGATTCAGCAGATTCTGTCTAATCCAGATTGTACGGAGAAACCTTTTCTGTACAAATTTGCAGGATTTGGGCAAGGATTATTTACGGCAAAGC ACAAAGTGTGGCGTGGGACGCGAAAACGGCTCAATCCCTGCTTCAACCAGCGCATTTTGCACGGTTTCATACCAACGTTTGCGAACTGTGCCCGGCGGATGGCCGAGAAATTAAATGAACTGTCCGATGGTGCAACGGTCAACATTCACAAGTATACCACGCTTTGCACACTGGAGATGGCCTGCGGAACTACACTCAGCAGCGACATATTGCAGCGCGAAGGCAAAGAGGAGTTCGTCGAGGGTCTCGATGT TGCATTCAACGGTGCAGCACGCCGCATGGTTAGTGTTCACCTGTATCCGGATTTTGTATATCAGCTCACTAAGTATTACACAGAGATAATACAGGCGAGAAAAGTGGTGGTCGACTTTTTCAATCAG ttAATTTCTGAACGAAGAAATTTCCTGGATTTGGATagacaaaacaacaacaatgatAACGACGAGGGTCACAAGCTGAAGTGTCTAATAGATGAACTGTTAAGTGTTTCTGAAAACGGAAGCACTTTCAGTGAAACACAGATCGTAGACAACATTTATGCGGTTGTTACTGGA GCTAACGATACATCTGGTTTACTGATAGCCCACGCTTGCTTGTTCCTATGTTTTTACAAAGACATCCAGGAGCAATTGTACAGAGAAATTATCGAGCACATACCGAACGAGGAAACGGACCTCTCCCCGGACGTATTAAAGCAGATGGTATACTTGGAAATGTTTCTCAAGGAATGTCTGCGTCATTGCCCTGTGGCTCCCAATGTAGCGAGAGAAAATATGACCGAGCTTGCAATCGACGGCGTTACGGTGCCTCCAGGCAATATTTtcgttatgaatttttatgcaCTTCACCGACGAAAGGACGTCTGGGGTCCAAATGCGGACCTGTTTGATCCGCTTAATTTTTCCGAAGAACGAAGCAAACATCGGCATCCGTTTGCATATCTACCGTTCAGTGGAGGCAGTCGGATATGCATCG GTTGGCGTTACGCTATGTTGAGTATGAAGGTTATGCTGATTTATTTAATCAGGAATTTTCAATTTGACACGAAGATACGGCCAGAGGATATGCGGTATAGGCACGATTTAACAATGAAGTTACCGTTTGATCACATGGTGCAAATCATCAAACGTAAAGCAACAACAGATTTGAAATAA
- the LOC128740723 gene encoding cytochrome P450 4c21-like: protein MILLVLTAIVSVLTATLYWLHRRKYRFADKWPTLQPTYPLLGNALMMIGKTDVERFQVIKRAFQVSDRITKAWAGPRILLITSHPDLIQQILTSQDCLEKPFLYNFAGFSDGLFTAKYHIWKGSRKRLNPSFNQRVVNGFLPMFVACAKKMAASLSELEDGATVNMHKFTGLCTVEMACGTSLGRNIIDRKGKREFKQALDTASERASRRMISVHLYPDFIYKLTKYHKECTEARKAVVDYYTELVMERKELLLKQGNNNISDNDDDSPKPKILVDQLLTTISEDGKPYTNKQITDNIYAVMTGATDTAGLLTAYSCLFMSFYPEIQQRLYEEITEVFPDDPTESDFTPDKIKQLEYTEMFLNEVQRHWTAVPQIARENIAEIEIDGVKVPPGTIFVMSLIELHKRKDVWGPNADKFDPENFTPDKVRYRHQFGFLPFSGGHRICIGWRYAYPAMKIIMVHLVRNFKFSSKIKPEDICFKHDLTLKLPFDVLVQVTKRNPVK from the exons ATGATATTGTTAGTTTTAACGGCCATTGTGTCGGTGCTTACGGCAACGCTGTACTGGTTGCACCGAAGGAAGTATCGCTTCGCGGATAAATGGCCCACACTCCAGCCAACATATCCTTTGCTGGGAAACGCTTTGATGATGATTGGAAAAACGGACGTGGAACGGTTTCAAGTGATTAAGCGCGCATTTCAAGTATCCGATAGAATTACGAAAGCCTGGGCGGGACCAAGAATACTGCTGATCACCAGTCACCCGGATCTGATTCAGCAAATTCTGACCAGCCAGGATTGTCTGGAAAAGCCTTTCCTGTACAATTTTGCAGGATTTAGCGATGGGCTTTTCACGGCCAAGT ATCATATTTGGAAAGGATCCCGCAAGCGGTTGAACCCGTCGTTTAATCAGCGTGTCGTCAACGGTTTTCTGCCGATGTTTGTGGCATGCGCCAAAAAGATGGCGGCCAGTTTGAGTGAGCTCGAGGACGGTGCCACGGTTAACATGCACAAGTTTACGGGTCTGTGCACGGTTGAGATGGCTTGTGGTACTAGCTTGGGTAGGAATATCATCGACCGGAAGGGTAAACGGGAGTTCAAACAGGCGTTAGATAC AGCTTCCGAACGAGCCTCAAGAAGAATGATTAGTGTTCATCTGTATCCTGATTTCATCTACAAATTGACAAAGTATCACAAAGAGTGCACGGAAGCCAGAAAGGCTGTCGTAGATTATTATACCGAG CTAGTGATGGAGCGAAAAGAGCTGCTACTAAAGCAAGGCAATAACAACATCAGCGATAACGACGATGATAGCCCTAAACCAAAAATTTTGGTAGATCAGTTGCTTACTACAATCAGCGAAGATGGAAAACCGTATACTAACAAACAAATCACTGACAATATTTACGCCGTAATGACTGGG GCCACGGACACCGCCGGTCTCCTGACAGCCTATTCCTGTTTATTCATGTCTTTCTATCCGGAGATTCAGCAGCGTTTGTACGAGGAAATCACCGAAGTCTTTCCCGACGACCCAACCGAATCGGATTTTACTCCGGATAAAATTAAGCAACTAGAGTACACCGAAATGTTTTTGAACGAAGTGCAGCGTCACTGGACGGCCGTGCCTCAAATAGCACGGGAAAACATTGCCGAAATCGAAATCGATGGAGTTAAGGTACCGCCGGGAACCATTTTCGTGATGAGCTTGATCGAACTGCACAAACGAAAGGACGTTTGGGGCCCGAATGCGGACAAATTTGATCCGGAAAATTTCACACCCGATAAGGTCCGCTACCGGCATCAGTTCGGATTTCTGCCGTTCAGCGGAGGCCATCGAATTTGTATCG GATGGCGCTACGCTTATCCGGCAATGAAAATCATCATGGTACACCTGGTGCGAAACTTTAAGTTTAGTTCGAAAATCAAACCGGAAGACATATGCTTCAAGCATGATTTGACACTAAAGTTGCCGTTCGACGTGCTGGTACAGGTCACGAAAAGGAATCCAGTCAAATAA